From Quercus lobata isolate SW786 chromosome 1, ValleyOak3.0 Primary Assembly, whole genome shotgun sequence, one genomic window encodes:
- the LOC115973966 gene encoding heavy metal-associated isoprenylated plant protein 37, with amino-acid sequence MTKEEDFKLLKIQTCVLKVSIHCDGCKQKVKKLLQRIEGVYQVNIEAEQQKVTVSGSVDAATLIKKLVRAGKYAELWSQKPNQNQNQNQKQKNNNCIKDDKNNKGQKQGLMKGLEAFKNQQKFPIFCPEEDDDYYDEEEEDYEEEELRFLREKANQLNFLRQQVEANNAKKGVGVGAIATGSNNGKMNNNVGHVNAGNGKKGNTDHLTMGMKASPGGIDPKTLAALKMNAAHLGGGNNMINAGEAKRANDIGAMMNLAGFHGNGINASAPASAAALGGSPNGLAAFQVQSNNGFHQGSSGGIPTGGYPTGQQQYPASMLMNMNGYNNHPSPMMMNMDMQTRHAMQQQPQMMYQRAPMVPPSTGYYYNYSPSPSPSPSPYNVPYPYTQPNYSDHNSAAHMFSDENTSSCSIM; translated from the coding sequence GTGTGTACCAAGTAAATATAGAAGCTGAGCAGCAAAAGGTCACAGTTTCAGGAAGTGTAGATGCTGCTACTCTGATTAAGAAACTAGTCAGAGCTGGTAAATATGCTGAGCTTTGGTCACAGAAAcccaaccaaaaccaaaaccaaaaccaaaagcaGAAGAACAACAACTGCATCAAAGATGATAAGAACAACAAAGGTCAAAAGCAAGGGTTGATGAAGGGCCTTGAAGCCTTCAAAAATCAGCAGAAATTTCCTATTTTCTGCcctgaagaagatgatgattaCTATGATGAGGAGGAAGAGGACTATGAAGAGGAAGAACTTAGGTTTCTCAGGGAGAAAGCTAACCAACTGAATTTTCTTAGGCAGCAAGTTGAAGCAAATAATGCAAAGAAGGGTGTTGGGGTTGGAGCCATTGCTACAGGTTCCAACAATGGAAAAATGAACAATAATGTTGGACATGTGAATGCTGGAAATGGAAAGAAAGGAAACACAGATCATCTGACTATGGGAATGAAGGCTAGTCCAGGTGGGATTGATCCAAAAACTCTTGCAGCTTTGAAAATGAATGCTGCTCATTTGGGTGGTGGGAACAATATGATCAATGCTGGGGAAGCCAAAAGGGCTAATGACATTGGTGCCATGATGAATTTAGCTGGTTTTCATGGAAATGGGATTAATGCTTCTGCTCCTGCTTCTGCTGCTGCTTTAGGAGGCAGTCCCAATGGTTTGGCAGCTTTTCAAGTCCAATCCAACAATGGGTTTCATCAGGGATCTTCTGGTGGAATCCCAACTGGTGGATATCCTACTGGTCAACAACAATACCCTGCATCAATGCTGATGAACATGAATGGTTACAACAACCATCCATCACCCATGATGATGAACATGGACATGCAGACTAGGCATGCCATGCAACAACAGCCCCAGATGATGTATCAAAGGGCCCCTATGGTTCCACCTAGCACTGGCTATTACTACAATTATAGCCCTAGCCCTAGCCCTAGTCCTAGTCCTTACAATGTCCCATACCCTTACACTCAGCCTAATTACAGTGATCATAACTCTGCAGCACATATGTTCAGTGATGAGAACACAAGCAGCTGTTCCATAatgtaa